A portion of the Lolium rigidum isolate FL_2022 chromosome 1, APGP_CSIRO_Lrig_0.1, whole genome shotgun sequence genome contains these proteins:
- the LOC124708568 gene encoding disease resistance protein Pik-2-like, which produces MEALVVMPAVSLAKAVLGTLLGWAETAVADRMALVLRVKEDVQSIHFELSMMHAFLRASSPAYPAGGGGNRGEDVVQTTWVKHMRDIAFDIEDCLLDFMLLKGPSVDLLRVAERIAKLRARVDALHQGNQRYHAFTRADRISPRHELHADDGSEPTLLGDWRRQAIIGRDGDKKALTKLVDRAGATVVAVWGMAGVGKSSLARMLYDDRYLVGRFDRRAWVTVPHQLEGADEFGRLLQEQIGVHGEDRCLLVVDDVSSLEQWEHVSRCLAANDTGGRFVVLVTTHQQHVARQCARDDDVYELKPLTHKEARKLLCHKVFKDANYKLPNGMVKQAKFILERCRGIPLAIVAVGGLLANRLKKSSEWTNLQEHLRPGFESAAHDVKGVNSSSYDGLPYHVKFCFLYMSIFPQKHGIRHTRLLRRWMAEDYIEKLYNKTREEVAQSQYNKLINRRMIEPSNKARASMTSECCGVHDLVLQIILPKCIEENQLFIMDKHCNEAPQSNVRHLVVARRKRIEEKMASINLTCLRSLTVFGKCPESLITHKLRLLRVLDLEDSIGLKNEDLKDIGQLPHLRYLGLRGTDISELPSSLQNLRFLETLDVKDTKVTQLPAGIINLENLSYLRVGVNFATGKMGEDKNVGKRNYNFFVTLADLILICCGYKEGRESGFAGRSCVRAPEKIEKLSNLQVLGVVHIASSQEGRMLGKLTNLRKLGVHLDAAGEPRKEELCRSISSLVQLEQLEVHCESLEFLKGTIEPPPMHLQSLRLCGHLGNLPSWVRSLTNLSKIKLIRTGLKQQDIEVVGSLPNVIILGLWEESFAEESLYFVKGTFHKLKLLDIEGLEELKTIRIEHGALPALEKLRVRKCLELYNNQQGLSSVKSLQNLNELDLTSCGDKPSLEMKLRKQISGFPNRPKYIFGRSIYGRGVCIEGWVEFTSTPRIK; this is translated from the exons atggaggcgttggtggtgatgccGGCGGTCAGCCTGGCGAAGGCGGTGCTGGGCACCCTGCTGGGCTGGGCAGAGACCGCGGTGGCCGACAGGATGGCTCTCGTGCTGCGTGTAAAAGAGGATGTGCAGTCCATCCACTTCGAGCTGTCGATGATGCATGCCTTTCTGAGGGCATCCTCCCCTGCGtacccggccggcggcggcggcaaccgCGGCGAGGACGTTGTGCAGACCACATGGGTTAAGCATATGCGCGACATCGCCTTCGACATTGAGGACTGCCTCCTCGACTTCATGCTGCTCAAGGGGCCTTCGGTCGACCTCCTCCGCGTCGCCGAGCGGATCGCGAAACTCAGGGCCAGGGTCGACGCGCTTCACCAAGGCAACCAGCGGTACCACGCTTTCACCCGCGCCGACCGAATAAGCCCGCGCCACGAGCTGCACGCCGACGACGGCTCAGAGCCCACGCTCCTGGGCGACTGGCGCCGTCAGGCCATTATTGGCCGGGACGGCGACAAGAAAGCCCTGACCAAGCTGGTCGACCGGGCCGGGGCGACCGTGGTGGCGGTGTGGGGCATGGCCGGGGTGGGCAAGTCGTCCCTGGCGCGTATGTTGTACGACGACCGCTACCTCGTCGGCCGCTTCGACCGCCGCGCCTGGGTGACCGTGCCGCACCAGCTGGAGGGCGCCGACGAGTTCGGGCGGCTGCTCCAGGAGCAAATCGGTGTGCACGGGGAGGACCGGTGCCTGCTCGTGGTGGACGACGTGTCCTCGCTCGAGCAGTGGGAGCACGTATCGCGGTGTCTCGCCGCAAACGACACCGGCGGCCGGTTCGTCGTGCTCGTGACCACACACCAACAACATGTTGCCCGGCAGTGCGCGCGGGACGACGATGTGTACGAGCTCAAGCCACTCACACACAAGGAAGCCCGGAAACTACTGTGTCACAAG GTGTTCAAGGATGCTAACTATAAGTTGCCAAATGGTATGGTGAAGCAAGCCAAATTTATCTTAGAGCGATGTCGGGGCATTCCGCTTGCCATAGTTGCCGTAGGAGGTCTATTGGCTAACCGGCTAAAGAAAAGCAGTGAATGGACGAATCTACAAGAGCATCTTAGGCCAGGATTTGAGTCTGCTGCCCATGATGTCAAGGGAGTTAACTCCTCGAGCTATGACGGACTACCATATCATGTCAAGTTTTGCTTCTTGTACATGAGTATCTTCCCCCAGAAGCATGGGATCAGGCATACCCGCTTATTGCGGCGCTGGATGGCAGAAGACTACATAGAAAAATTGTATAATAAGACCCGTGAGGAAGTTGCACAGAGTCAGTACAATAAGCTAATCAATAGAAGAATGATCGAGCCTTCCAACAAAGCCAGGGCTAGCATGACAAGTGAATGTTGTGGTGTTCATGACCTAGTACTCCAAATAATCTTGCCCAAGTGTATTGAGGAGAACCAGCTCTTCATCATGGATAAGCACTGCAATGAGGCTCCACAGAGTAATGTACGTCATTTGGTAGTGGCAAGGCGGAAGAGGATTGAGGAGAAGATGGCAAGCATAAACTTGACGTGTTTACGGTCACTAACAGTCTTTGGAAAGTGCCCAGAATCTCTCATCACGCATAAACTGCGGTTGTTGAGGGTTCTTGACTTGGAGGATTCAATTGGTTTGAAGAATGAAGATCTGAAGGACATCGGGCAGCTACCCCATTTAAGGTACCTTGGTCTGCGAGGAACAGATATTTCAGAACTTCCTTCTTCTCTGCAAAACCTTAGGTTTCTGGAGACGTTAGATGTTAAAGACACAAAGGTGACACAATTGCCAGCTGGTATCATCAATCTGGAGAATCTATCTTACCTTCGTGTTGGTGTGAACTTCGCAACGGGGAAGATGGGAGAAGACAAGAATGTCGGCAAACGTAACTACAACTTCTTTGTGACTTTAGCAGACTTGATATTGATATGCTGTGGTTACAAGGAAGGTCGTGAATCAGGTTTTGCAGGTCGATCCTGTGTAAGAGCTCCTGAGAAAATCGAGAAGCTAAGTAACCTTCAAGTTCTTGGGGTGGTGCACATTGCAAGCAGCCAAGAGGGAAGAATGTTGGGGAAGCTGACTAACCTGCGCAAATTGGGAGTGCATTTAGATGCAGCCGGTGAACCCAGGAAGGAGGAATTATGCAGATCAATATCGAGTCTTGTTCAGCTGGAGCAATTGGAAGTGCACTGTGAGTCGCTTGAGTTTCTCAAGGGCACGATTGAACCGCCGCCAATGCATCTCCAATCACTACGGTTGTGTGGCCATTTAGGCAATCTCCCTAGCTGGGTGAGGTCCCTCACCAATCTATCCAAGATAAAGTTGATACGGACAGGGTTGAAGCAGCAAGATATTGAGGTGGTCGGGAGTTTGCCCAATGTAATTATTCTTGGGCTCTGGGAGGAATCCTTTGCAGAGGAGTCTCTATATTTTGTCAAGGGTACATTCCACAAGCTCAAACTGCTTGACATTGAAGGACTGGAGGAACTCAAAACCATACGCATCGAGCATGGCGCATTGCCAGCCCTCGAGAAACTTCGAGTGAGGAAATGTCTTGAGCTATACAACAATCAGCAGGGCTTGTCTAGTGTAAAGTCATTGCAGAACCTAAACGAACTTGACCTGACAAGTTGTGGTGATAAACCATCGCTGGAGATGAAACTTCGAAAGCAGATTAGTGGATTTCCCAACCGACCG